The Oscillospiraceae bacterium genome has a segment encoding these proteins:
- a CDS encoding DnaD domain protein has product MQYTIPPFGPLWTDGVFTVPTCVADRYLKLASAYQLQALLLLLRHGGSLSTRELAGALGIPERDADSIMDFWVAEGLLQSGNSPAAPAPAEPSTVQIPVMTKVPPTMGAPASLTVHPPVAEPPKPKKETLSPPRLTPRDIVTLCRENSALSDLLTEAQTVLGRTISTAEQEMLVNMHIYYELPPEVILMLLGYYRGEKEKGRSINLAYINKMANSWSEDGVRTVADADEKLLYLSGTDKLWDKVIAMTGIRHRSPTARQRQMVADWGRDFSEDMLQLACDIMKENADKPSLKYMDSVLRRWKKEGLTTPTQVQEQQQSFTAAKAKKADGRLQGKPSYDLEQIKRDTMNNTDIKF; this is encoded by the coding sequence ATGCAATACACCATTCCCCCCTTTGGCCCCCTGTGGACGGACGGCGTGTTTACCGTGCCCACCTGCGTGGCCGATCGTTACTTAAAACTGGCCAGCGCCTACCAACTCCAGGCGCTGCTGCTTCTTTTGCGCCACGGCGGCAGTCTCAGCACCCGGGAGCTGGCCGGCGCGCTGGGTATCCCGGAGCGAGACGCAGACAGTATTATGGATTTTTGGGTGGCCGAGGGTCTGCTGCAAAGCGGCAACAGCCCGGCAGCCCCTGCGCCCGCCGAGCCCAGCACAGTACAGATCCCGGTTATGACAAAAGTACCCCCCACTATGGGCGCACCGGCCAGCCTGACCGTGCACCCGCCGGTAGCGGAACCGCCAAAGCCGAAAAAAGAGACCCTGTCTCCTCCCCGGCTGACCCCGCGGGATATTGTGACCCTGTGCCGGGAAAACAGTGCCCTGTCCGATCTGCTGACCGAGGCGCAAACCGTGCTGGGGCGCACCATCAGCACTGCCGAACAGGAAATGCTGGTGAATATGCACATCTATTACGAGCTGCCGCCGGAAGTGATCCTGATGCTCCTGGGCTATTACCGTGGCGAAAAAGAAAAGGGCCGCTCCATCAACCTGGCCTACATTAACAAAATGGCCAACTCCTGGTCCGAGGACGGGGTGCGCACCGTGGCGGACGCAGACGAAAAGCTGCTGTACCTAAGCGGTACGGACAAGCTGTGGGACAAGGTAATCGCCATGACCGGCATTCGCCATCGGTCGCCCACCGCCCGCCAACGCCAAATGGTGGCAGACTGGGGTCGGGATTTTAGCGAAGATATGCTACAACTGGCCTGCGATATTATGAAAGAGAACGCCGACAAGCCATCGCTGAAGTATATGGACAGCGTGCTGCGCCGGTGGAAAAAAGAGGGGCTGACCACCCCCACCCAGGTGCAGGAACAGCAACAGAGTTTTACCGCCGCCAAGGCCAAAAAAGCCGACGGCCGCCTGCAAGGCAAGCCCTCTTACGACCTGGAGCAGATCAAGAGAGACACCATGAATAATACGGATATTAAGTTCTAA